One stretch of Oncorhynchus clarkii lewisi isolate Uvic-CL-2024 chromosome 1, UVic_Ocla_1.0, whole genome shotgun sequence DNA includes these proteins:
- the LOC139414499 gene encoding SFT2 domain containing 2a isoform X1: MDKLKSVLSGTDGPNENGNILQAANEASTLGWGTRVKGFIICFVIGVTCSILGVCMLFIPKVGILLFIIFYTFGNICSLCSTMFLMGPVKQLKRMCDKTRALATTIMLTCLVLTLCAAFWVWLVIYPFYQRCHPEDYYDVCKVKTPDWPVSLKEQLCLGYKGYLSGLSFMDICLKRNVVLSITLTRCLRRGQPTPYSKIVLPLYPSI; the protein is encoded by the exons ATGgacaaacttaaatcagttttgagCGGAACGGATGGACCCAATGAAAACGGCAACATCTTGCAG GCAGCGAATGAAGCATCTACTTTGGGTTGGGGTACACGAGTGAAGGGATTTATTATCTGTTTTGTGATTGGGGTCACCTGCTCAATCTTG GGAGTCTGCATGCTCTTCATCCCCAAAGTAGgaatcctcctcttcatcatcttTTATACCTTTGGAAACATCTGTTCACTCTGCAG CACCATGTTCCTGATGGGACCAGTCAAACAGCTGAAGAGAATGTGTGACAAGACCAGAGCTCTGGCCACTACTATCATGTTG ACATGTCTTGTGTTGACTCTCTGTGCAGCCTTCTGG GTATGGCTTGTCATATATCCCTTTTATCAG AGATGCCATCCTGAAGATTATTACGATGTGTGTAAAGTGAAGACCCCAGACTGGCCTGTCAGCTTGAAGGAACAACTGTGCCTCGGTTACAAAGGATATCTTTCCGGTCTGAGCTTCATGGATATATGTTTGAAACGGAACGTTGTATTGTCCATAACTTTGACGCGCTGCTTGAGAAGGGGCCAACCAACTCCTTACAGTAAAATTGTACTACCTCTATACCcttccatttaa
- the LOC139414499 gene encoding SFT2 domain containing 2a isoform X2 encodes MDKLKSVLSGTDGPNENGNILQAANEASTLGWGTRVKGFIICFVIGVTCSILGVCMLFIPKVGILLFIIFYTFGNICSLCSTMFLMGPVKQLKRMCDKTRALATTIMLTCLVLTLCAAFWWVNFGLALLFCILQVLAFAWYGLSYIPFIRDAILKIITMCVK; translated from the exons ATGgacaaacttaaatcagttttgagCGGAACGGATGGACCCAATGAAAACGGCAACATCTTGCAG GCAGCGAATGAAGCATCTACTTTGGGTTGGGGTACACGAGTGAAGGGATTTATTATCTGTTTTGTGATTGGGGTCACCTGCTCAATCTTG GGAGTCTGCATGCTCTTCATCCCCAAAGTAGgaatcctcctcttcatcatcttTTATACCTTTGGAAACATCTGTTCACTCTGCAG CACCATGTTCCTGATGGGACCAGTCAAACAGCTGAAGAGAATGTGTGACAAGACCAGAGCTCTGGCCACTACTATCATGTTG ACATGTCTTGTGTTGACTCTCTGTGCAGCCTTCTGG TGGGTGAACTTTGGTCTCGCTTTGTTGTTTTGCATTTTGCAAGTCCTAGCATTTGCCTG GTATGGCTTGTCATATATCCCTTTTATCAG AGATGCCATCCTGAAGATTATTACGATGTGTGTAAAGTGA